AAACCATCCAAGTCCATGCGGCGAGCCCGAAAGGCGCGGCAAGCGAGGGTTTCACGGACCGGTGTCTGCTCGTTCTCTGGATCAGAGGGCCGAAAGATCGACGAAAGAGCGGCACCTCGAACGAACTTCAACCACCGGCCAGCCACCCGCTGTGGCTGCTTTTCAGATCACTCGCACCAACTCGACGCGATGCACCTGTAGGTTAATGCAGGTGCTGGGCGGGCCCTGTCAGCCAATCGGCAGTCGCCTGTCGGAATCCTCCTACACCCGAGCGGCGTCGATGCTGCGCTGGCGCCGGCCGGTGCTCGAGCGCTCCGGGCCGTGGTGCTGGCGCAGCAGGTGGCGCTTGATCCACAGCACCGCGTCGTCGACATAGGTGAAGAAGACCGGGATCACCAGCAGGCTCAGGAAGGTCGAGGTGATGAGGCCACCGATCACCACCACCGCCATCGGTGCGCGGAAGCTCGGGTCGACCCCGATGCCCAGCGCAATCGGCAGCATGCCGGCGCCCATCGCCACGGTGGTCATCACGATGGGGCGGGCGCGCTTGTGGCAGGCGTCGAGCAGGGCCTCGGCCCGGGTCATGCCGCGGTCGCGCCGGGCGACGATGGCGTACTCCACCAGCAGGATGGAGTTTTTCGTCGCGATGCCCATCAGCATGATCAAGCCGATCATCGACGGCATCGACACCGCCGTCTGCGTCAGGAACAGCGCCAGGAAGGCGCCCGGGACCGACAGCACCAGCGCAGCCAGGATGGTGACCGGCTGCACGAAGTCCTTGAACAGCAACACCAGCACGATGTAGATGCAGAGCACACCGGCGCCCATGGCCAGCATGAAGCTGTTGAACAGCTCGGCCATCGCCTCGGCATCGCCCACCGAGGTCTGGATGACGCCCGGCGGCAGGTTGCGCAGGCTGGGCAGTGCCAGCGCGGCTTTCTCCACCTCGCCCAGCGGCTGCTCGTTCAGCTCGATCTCGAAGTTGATGTTGCGCAGCCGGTCATAGCGGTCGATCTCGGCCGGGCCGCTCTCGATGGCCAGGCTGGCCACGTTGCCCAGCATCACTGGCCCGTGGGCGCCCGGCACGGCCAGTCGCGACAGCAGTTCCAGGTCCTGGCGGGCGTCGGACTGCAGCTTGACGACCACCGGGATCTGCCGCTGCGACAGGTTGAGCTTGGCCAGGCTCTGGTCATAGTCGCCGGAGGTCGCCACCCGCAAGGTGTCGGCAATGGCGGCGGAGGTCACGCCGAGGTCGGCCGCCTTGGCGAAGTCGGGCCGCACGATGAGCTCCGGGCGCACCAGGCTCGAGGTGGACGTGACGTTGCCGATGCCGGGGATGGTGCGCAGCTCGCGCTCCACCGTCCGTGCATGCGCGGCCAGCGCATCGCCATCCTCACCGGCCAGCACCAGCACGTACTTTTCATTGGAACCACCCAGGCCCACCTTCACCCGTGCACCAGGCACCACCTGCAGCGCCTGCCGCAGCTGCGCTTCGATGGCCTGCTTGCTCAGGTCGGGCCGGTCGTCGCGGTGGCTGAGGTTGATGGTGAGCGTGGCCTTGCGGGGGTCGGCCCCGCCACCCTGCGCAAAGGGATCGTCGCCGGCGCTGCCGCCACCCACCGCGGTGTAGACCATCTTCACATGCGGATTGCCCTGCACCAGCTGGCGAGCCTGCTCGGCCGCGGCGAGGGTCTGCTTGAAGGTGCTGCCCGGCGGCAGCGTCAGCGTCACCTGGGTCTGGGCCAGGTCGTCGGGCGGAATGAAGCCGGTGGGCAGCAGCGGCACCAGGGCCAGTGAGCCGAAGAAAAAGAAGGCCGCCGCCAGGGTGGTCAGCACCCGGTGCCTCAGGCACCACGCGGCCCAGCGCATGTAGAGCCGCATCACGCGGCCGTCGCGCTCTTCATGGTGGTCGGTCTTGAGCAGGTAGGCCGCCATCATCGGCGTGAGCATCCGCGCGACCACCAGTGAAGCGAACACAGAGATCGCCGCGGTCCAGCCGAACTGCACGAAGAACCGCCCCGGCACCCCGCTCATGAAGGCGGTGGGCAGGAACACCGCGATCAGCGTGAAGGTGGTGGCGATCACGGCCAGGCCGATCTCGTCCGCCGCTTCCATCGCCGCCTGGTACGGCGTCTTGCCCATGCGCAGGTGGCGCATGATGTTCTCGATCTCGACGATGGCGTCATCCACCAGGATCCCCACCACCAACGACAGGCTCAGCAGCGTGATGACGTTGACGGTGAAGCCCAGCAGGTGCATGCCGAGGAAGGTCGGGATGATCGACAGGGGCAGCGCGGTGGCGGCCACGAAGGTGGCGCGCCCATTGCGCAGGAACAGCCACACCACCACCACCGCCAGCGCCGCGCCCTCATAGAGCAGCTTCATCGAGCCGTCGTAGTTCTCCACCACCGGGTCGACGAAGTTGAAGGCCTCGGTGATCGTCACGTCGGGATGGTCGGCCTTCAGCTTCTCGAGCGCCTGCTTCACGCCGTCGGCCACGTCGACCTCGCCGGCGCCCCGGCTGCGGGTGATTTCGAAGCCCACCACCGGCTGCCCGTTGAGCAGGGCCGCCGAGCGCTGTTCGGCCACCGTGTCCTCGACCCGCGCCACCTGGTCCAAGCGGATCCGGCGGCCGTCGCTCAGGGCGATCTCCATGCGGCCCAGCTCTTCGGCCGTGCGCACGGTGGCGATCGTGCGCACCGATTGCTCCGCGCCGCCCACGTCGGCGCGGCCGCCGGAGGCTTCCTGCTGGATGTCGTGCAGCTGGCGGGAGACGTCGGCCGCGGTGGCGTTGAGCGCCTGCAGCCGCGCAGGATCGAGCTCGACCCACACCTGGCGCGTGACGCCGCCCACCCGGCCGACCGCGCCGACGCCCTTCACGGCGAGCATGGCCTTGGACACCTGGTTGTCGACGAACCATGACAGCGCCTCGTCGTCCATGCGCTTGGACGACACGGTGTAGGTCAGGATGGGCAGGCCCGAGAGGTCCATCTTGGTGATGGACGGATCGCGCAGGTCGCGCGGCAGGTCGGCACGGATGCGGGCCACCGCGTCGCGCACATCGTCGAGCGCTTCCTGGGTCGACTTCTCCAGGCGAAATTCGACAGTGACCGTGGTCAGGCTGTCCTGCACCTTCGTGTAGATGTGCTTGACGCCCTGCAGCGCAGCCACCGAGTTCTCGATCTTGCGCGCCACCTCGGTTTCCATCTGCGCCGGGCTGGCCCCGGGCAGCTCGGCCGCCACCGTCACCGTCGCAAGGTCGATGTCGGGGAAGTTCTGGATCTTCATCGCGCTGAAGGACATCAGGCCGACCACGGTCAGCAGGACGAACAGCAGGATGGACGGGATGGGGTTGCGGATCGACCAGGAAGAAACGTTGAAGCTGGCCATGAGCTGTTTCCTTTCGGGGCTGGCGCCGCTGCTCAGCGTGCCGGCGAGGACGCGGAGGAGGCCGCCAGCGCGGTGCCTTCGGGCACCACCTTGACCAGGTCTCCGTCAGACAGGAAGCCGCCGCCGGTGGCCACCACCCGCGCCTGGGCCGGCAGGCCGCCCAGCACCTCGATGCGGTCGCCCTGCCGGCGGCCGGTCGCCACCTTGGTCTGTACCACGCGCGAATCCGGGCCGACCTGCAGCACGTACTGGAAGCCGTCGCGCAGCAACACGGCCGACTGCGGCAGGCTCATGGCCGTGGAGTGGCCCAGTTCGAATTCTCCGCGGGCGAACATGCCGGCGCGCACCCGCGGATCGGGCGGCAGGTCGACATAGACGATCGCATTGCGGCTCTGTGGATCGATGGTGGGCGCCACCATCCGGACCTTGCCCTCCAGCCGGCTGCCATCGGGCATCAGCAAGGCGGCCGGCAAGCCGGGGGCCAGCCGGGCCAGTTCGGCGTCGGTGACTTCGGCCCGCCATTCCAGCCGGCCGCGGCGGATCAGCCGGAACAACTCCTGGCCGGGCTGGGCGATGGAGCCGACCGCCGCTTCGCGCTTGGAGATCACGCCGTCGTCAGGCGCCAGGATGCGGGTCTGGCTGAGCCGCAGCTCCTCCGACTTGAGGGCGGCACGCTGGGCCTGCACCCGCGCCCGGGCGGTCTGCTCGGCGGTCAGGTACTGGTTGATCTGCTGGGCGCTGATGGCACCGGTGGTCTGCAGCTGGCGGGCGCGTTCGGCATTCGCCTGTGCCTCGGCCAGGTTCGCGTCGGCCTCGGCCAGGGCCGCCCGCGTCTGGGCCAGCGTGGCCTCCACGGTGTCGCTGGACAGGCGCGCCAGCACCTGGCCGCGCTTGACCTTGTCGCCAACGTTCACGTTGACCTCGACGAGCCGCAGGCCGCCAGTTTCGGGGCCGACGGCCGCCTCTTCCCAGGGCGCCACGTTGCCGTTGGCGGCCAGGGTCTGCGCCCAGGCGGCCGAGCGCGGCGTGGTGGTGGTGACGGTGAGGGCCGCCTTGCCTTGGGCGGCCGACGCGGCGG
This genomic stretch from Eleftheria terrae harbors:
- a CDS encoding efflux RND transporter periplasmic adaptor subunit — translated: MKLNKQILKPALIVGALVLGAAVWLIASQREPAEAATAAKPSAAAASAAQGKAALTVTTTTPRSAAWAQTLAANGNVAPWEEAAVGPETGGLRLVEVNVNVGDKVKRGQVLARLSSDTVEATLAQTRAALAEADANLAEAQANAERARQLQTTGAISAQQINQYLTAEQTARARVQAQRAALKSEELRLSQTRILAPDDGVISKREAAVGSIAQPGQELFRLIRRGRLEWRAEVTDAELARLAPGLPAALLMPDGSRLEGKVRMVAPTIDPQSRNAIVYVDLPPDPRVRAGMFARGEFELGHSTAMSLPQSAVLLRDGFQYVLQVGPDSRVVQTKVATGRRQGDRIEVLGGLPAQARVVATGGGFLSDGDLVKVVPEGTALAASSASSPAR
- a CDS encoding efflux RND transporter permease subunit; protein product: MASFNVSSWSIRNPIPSILLFVLLTVVGLMSFSAMKIQNFPDIDLATVTVAAELPGASPAQMETEVARKIENSVAALQGVKHIYTKVQDSLTTVTVEFRLEKSTQEALDDVRDAVARIRADLPRDLRDPSITKMDLSGLPILTYTVSSKRMDDEALSWFVDNQVSKAMLAVKGVGAVGRVGGVTRQVWVELDPARLQALNATAADVSRQLHDIQQEASGGRADVGGAEQSVRTIATVRTAEELGRMEIALSDGRRIRLDQVARVEDTVAEQRSAALLNGQPVVGFEITRSRGAGEVDVADGVKQALEKLKADHPDVTITEAFNFVDPVVENYDGSMKLLYEGAALAVVVVWLFLRNGRATFVAATALPLSIIPTFLGMHLLGFTVNVITLLSLSLVVGILVDDAIVEIENIMRHLRMGKTPYQAAMEAADEIGLAVIATTFTLIAVFLPTAFMSGVPGRFFVQFGWTAAISVFASLVVARMLTPMMAAYLLKTDHHEERDGRVMRLYMRWAAWCLRHRVLTTLAAAFFFFGSLALVPLLPTGFIPPDDLAQTQVTLTLPPGSTFKQTLAAAEQARQLVQGNPHVKMVYTAVGGGSAGDDPFAQGGGADPRKATLTINLSHRDDRPDLSKQAIEAQLRQALQVVPGARVKVGLGGSNEKYVLVLAGEDGDALAAHARTVERELRTIPGIGNVTSTSSLVRPELIVRPDFAKAADLGVTSAAIADTLRVATSGDYDQSLAKLNLSQRQIPVVVKLQSDARQDLELLSRLAVPGAHGPVMLGNVASLAIESGPAEIDRYDRLRNINFEIELNEQPLGEVEKAALALPSLRNLPPGVIQTSVGDAEAMAELFNSFMLAMGAGVLCIYIVLVLLFKDFVQPVTILAALVLSVPGAFLALFLTQTAVSMPSMIGLIMLMGIATKNSILLVEYAIVARRDRGMTRAEALLDACHKRARPIVMTTVAMGAGMLPIALGIGVDPSFRAPMAVVVIGGLITSTFLSLLVIPVFFTYVDDAVLWIKRHLLRQHHGPERSSTGRRQRSIDAARV